In Raphanus sativus cultivar WK10039 chromosome 5, ASM80110v3, whole genome shotgun sequence, the following proteins share a genomic window:
- the LOC130494922 gene encoding uncharacterized protein LOC130494922 produces the protein METRGKEKAAEKSVGTSKHTPKGTRKKSRKNKDGTGASGAGDASEPNPQVLLSVPPAGHTSEVILTETQVNQAEFQLGGEDRQMDETGQPVNAARGQLGAAGGQQRNDVEGEAESSETGHRVDPNIQRDGRIGPDEPMAEPTMKEILDAIKLMGSQMLAMTQVFTPVVNSSVGQTTQAPVIAPVTGVTGGYVAPLAEVIELDPPVGTTKKVDYLKVLEHISRLGTKHFAGSADPMEADEWRDRLVRNFKSTRCPEEYQRDIAVHFLEGDAHNWWLSLDKRTNGSIVKFSDFEVEFNHKYFPAEAWDRLEAKFLDLVQGKRSVREYEEEFNRLRRYVGKELEDEKVQVRRFIRGLRPELKTYCSVRTFNTVSELVERMAMLETNLAEENKHKLKSVVVSSGQGGDKKRKRDAAEGGKTSSGRPECPKCGKHHGGECWKAMGACTRCGKMDHSARDCPVANWTR, from the exons ATGGaaaccagaggaaaggagaaggctgcagagaagagtgtggggacTTCCAaacacacacctaag GGAACAAGGAAGAAGTCTCGGAAGAACAAGGATGGGACAGGGGCGTCCGGAGctggagatgcctcagaacCCAATCCACAAGTGTTGCTGTCAGTTCCACCTGCTGGACATACCAGTGAGGTCATTCTGACTGAAACCCAAGTTAATCAGGCTGAGTTTCAGTTGGGTGGAGAGGACAGACAGATGGACGAGACGGGACAACCAGTGAATGCAGCCAGAGGTCAACTGGGAGCAGCTGGTGGACAGCAGAGGAATGATGTggaaggtgaagctgagtccTCAGAGACTGGTCACCGAGTTGATCCAAACATCCAGAGGGATGGGAGGATTGGACCGGAtgaaccaatggctgaaccaaCCATGAAGGAGATACTCGATGCAATCAAGTTGATGGGGAGTCAGATGCTGGCGATGACCCAAGTGTTCACCCCAGTGGTGAATTCATCTGTGGGTCAGACTACTCAAGCACCAGTGATAGCTCCTGTAACTGGAGTGACTGGTGGATATGTGGCGCCTCTTGCTGAGGTGATTGAGTTGGATCCACCAGTGGGAACAACTAAGAAGGTtgattacctgaaggtgcttgagcacatctctcgtttgggaaccaaacactttgctggaagtgctgatcccatggaggcagatgagtggagggaccgTCTGGTCAGAAACTTCAAATccacaaggtgccctgaggagtaccaaagagacatagcagtgcacttcctggagggagatgcacacaactggtggctgtccctGGACAAGCGTACCAATGGCTCcattgtgaagttctctgactttgaggttgagttcaaccacaaatactttccagctgaggcatgggatcgtttggaggcaaagttcctggacttggttcagggtaaacggtcagtaagggagtatgaagaagagttcaaccggctcaggaggtatgtgggtaaggaacttgaggatgagaaggttcaggtccgcaggttcataaggggcTTAAGGCCTGAActtaagacttattgctcagtccgcaccttcaacacagtctctgagctggtggaaaggatggcaatgctggaaaccaatctggctgaggagaacaagcacaagctgaagagtgtggtggtgtccTCTGGTCAGggtggtgacaagaagagaaagagggatgcggctgaagggggtaaaacctcaagtggtaggccaGAGTGTCCCAAGTGTGGGAAACACCATGGTGGAGAGTGCTGGAAGGCAATGGGAGCTTGCACccgttgtggcaagatggatcactcagctcggGATTGTCCAG TTGCAAACTGGACAAGGTAA